A single genomic interval of Neisseria leonii harbors:
- a CDS encoding M48 family metallopeptidase, which translates to MKQLPYTFSDGLSITLLLSQRARKHIILRPNDTRSLRISHPPHLSHPALLRWLHANESALRQVLSRTPSPQERPSEIYYLGRKLPLHTHAAPDVRITGDAVYLPETDYPSRQTALTQHLYRQAEAVLLPQLNRHARTLDLYPASISLSRASTFWGVCRPSGIKLNWRLIGAPEWVSDYVCIHELCHLLHANHSAQFWTEVTRHTPHRETAKAWLRRQGRFLFLPQPALNITW; encoded by the coding sequence ATGAAGCAGTTGCCCTACACCTTTTCAGACGGCCTCTCCATCACCCTGCTGCTGTCGCAGCGCGCCAGAAAGCACATCATTCTGCGCCCCAACGATACCCGCAGCCTGCGTATCAGCCACCCGCCCCATCTGTCGCACCCTGCCCTCCTGCGCTGGCTGCACGCCAACGAATCCGCATTGCGCCAAGTCTTGTCCCGCACCCCGTCGCCCCAAGAGCGGCCGTCTGAAATCTACTATCTCGGCCGCAAACTGCCGCTGCATACACACGCCGCCCCCGATGTCCGCATCACCGGAGATGCCGTTTACCTGCCCGAAACCGATTACCCAAGCCGACAGACAGCCCTAACACAGCATTTATATCGTCAGGCAGAGGCCGTCCTACTGCCGCAGCTGAACCGCCACGCCCGCACACTCGACCTGTATCCCGCAAGCATTTCACTAAGCCGCGCAAGCACCTTTTGGGGCGTCTGCCGCCCGAGCGGCATCAAACTCAACTGGCGGCTGATCGGCGCACCCGAATGGGTGAGCGACTATGTCTGCATCCACGAACTGTGCCATCTGCTCCATGCGAACCACAGCGCACAGTTCTGGACGGAAGTAACCCGCCACACCCCGCATAGAGAAACAGCAAAGGCCTGGCTTCGCCGGCAGGGCCGTTTTCTGTTTCTGCCCCAACCGGCCTTAAATATTACTTGGTAG
- a CDS encoding thiazole synthase codes for MSDLTLYAQTFPSRLLLGTAAYPSPDILRGAVDAAKPAMITVSLRRAGAVREADGREFWQLLQAMGRPILPNTAGCLSVQEAVATAHMAREVFETEWIKLELIGDDSTLQPDVFQLVEAAGILIRDGFKVLPYCTEDLIACRRLLDAGCEALMPWAAPIGTGLGVVHEYALRVLRERLPDTPLIIDAGLGLPSQAAQVMEWGYDGVLINTAVARSGDPVNMSVSFTQAVDSGRRAYLSAPVAACAQARASTPTVGQPFWHSSGYTE; via the coding sequence ATGTCCGATTTAACCCTCTACGCTCAAACTTTCCCCTCCCGCCTGCTGCTGGGCACCGCAGCCTACCCGTCGCCCGACATTCTGCGCGGGGCGGTGGATGCCGCGAAGCCGGCGATGATAACGGTTTCCCTGCGCCGCGCCGGTGCCGTCCGCGAAGCAGACGGCCGGGAATTCTGGCAATTGTTGCAGGCCATGGGACGGCCGATCCTGCCCAACACAGCAGGCTGCCTGAGTGTTCAGGAGGCCGTCGCCACCGCCCACATGGCACGCGAAGTATTTGAAACCGAATGGATTAAACTGGAACTCATCGGCGATGACAGCACTTTGCAGCCCGATGTTTTCCAGCTGGTTGAAGCAGCCGGCATCCTGATCCGCGACGGTTTTAAAGTGCTGCCCTACTGCACAGAGGATTTGATTGCCTGCCGCCGTCTGCTCGATGCCGGCTGCGAAGCCCTGATGCCGTGGGCCGCCCCCATCGGCACAGGCTTAGGGGTGGTGCATGAATACGCTTTGCGCGTTTTGCGGGAACGGCTGCCCGACACACCGCTGATTATTGATGCCGGCCTCGGCCTTCCTTCGCAGGCCGCACAAGTGATGGAATGGGGTTATGACGGCGTATTGATCAATACCGCCGTTGCACGCAGCGGCGACCCCGTCAACATGTCTGTTTCCTTTACCCAAGCGGTCGACAGCGGGCGGCGCGCCTACCTGTCGGCACCGGTTGCCGCCTGCGCCCAAGCACGCGCCAGCACCCCTACCGTCGGCCAACCGTTCTGGCACAGCAGCGGATACACCGAATAA
- the yciA gene encoding acyl-CoA thioester hydrolase YciA: MTQQPKGQMLLRTMAMPGDTNPNGDIFGGWIMSQMDIGGGILAYEIAQGRIVTASVEKMSFLLPVKVGDVVCCYGECLSVGNSSLQIQVEVWVKRIGRDQPQERFRVTHAVFTYVAIDTEGRPRPIPKTGNPLLPNR; encoded by the coding sequence ATGACACAGCAACCCAAAGGCCAGATGCTGCTGCGCACCATGGCGATGCCGGGCGACACCAACCCCAACGGCGATATTTTCGGCGGCTGGATAATGTCGCAGATGGACATCGGCGGCGGCATTCTGGCTTACGAAATCGCGCAGGGGCGCATTGTTACCGCCTCTGTGGAAAAAATGTCTTTCCTGTTGCCGGTCAAAGTGGGCGATGTCGTCTGCTGCTACGGCGAATGCCTGTCCGTTGGAAACAGTTCGCTGCAAATCCAGGTGGAAGTATGGGTCAAACGCATCGGCCGCGACCAGCCGCAGGAACGCTTCCGCGTTACCCATGCCGTCTTCACCTATGTCGCTATCGATACCGAAGGCCGCCCGCGTCCGATACCGAAAACCGGCAATCCTCTGCTGCCCAACCGTTAA
- the thiS gene encoding sulfur carrier protein ThiS: protein MSITLNGQTTTFCGGTLADLIAQTEPQQPFAVALNTAFVPKTAYTETRLQNGDAVEIVRPVVGG, encoded by the coding sequence ATCAGCATCACGCTCAACGGCCAAACCACAACCTTTTGCGGCGGCACGCTGGCCGATTTAATCGCCCAAACCGAACCGCAGCAGCCGTTTGCCGTTGCCCTGAATACCGCTTTCGTTCCCAAAACCGCCTACACCGAAACGCGGCTGCAAAACGGTGATGCGGTCGAAATCGTCCGCCCCGTAGTCGGCGGATAA
- a CDS encoding aldose 1-epimerase encodes MAHRRLIHYDYVFTTIRAMFQTESRSDGIILHSSALRAEILPFGALLNRLEIRLPEGGSHNFVAAFDHAQDAAERITQGFRSAKLSPFVCRLNQGRYTFQGRSFETGKHRLDGHAIHGLLYDAPFSLIAEGADGQSAWCELAYDYRGSLPGYPFPYRLTVRYTLRSDGLHVHTAAENTGSTPLPLADGWHPYFRLDGVLDEWTLQLAGSRKLVFDAALLPTGGEETDTRFLTPQPLAGIGLDNSFLPDRGYAAAVLRSRRLELAVDAEENYPLLQIYIPPERDCIALENLSGAPDCFNNGIGLYTLAAGETRRFCLRYRPSVRTDNQKAV; translated from the coding sequence ATGGCACACCGCCGCCTGATACATTATGATTACGTTTTTACCACGATACGCGCCATGTTCCAAACCGAAAGCCGTTCAGACGGCATCATTTTGCACAGCAGCGCGCTGAGGGCGGAAATCCTGCCGTTCGGCGCACTGCTCAACCGTCTGGAAATCCGTCTGCCCGAAGGCGGCAGCCACAATTTCGTTGCGGCGTTCGACCACGCGCAGGATGCGGCCGAACGCATCACACAGGGTTTTCGCAGCGCGAAACTCAGCCCGTTTGTCTGCCGTCTGAATCAGGGGCGTTACACCTTTCAGGGGCGCAGTTTCGAAACCGGCAAACACCGGCTCGACGGCCACGCCATACACGGCCTGCTGTACGATGCGCCGTTCAGCCTGATTGCCGAAGGTGCCGACGGTCAATCCGCCTGGTGCGAACTGGCTTACGATTATCGCGGCAGCCTGCCCGGTTATCCTTTCCCCTACCGCCTGACCGTGCGCTACACGCTGCGTTCAGACGGCCTGCACGTGCACACCGCCGCCGAAAATACCGGCAGCACGCCCCTGCCGCTGGCCGACGGCTGGCATCCCTATTTCCGTCTGGACGGCGTGCTGGATGAATGGACGCTGCAATTGGCGGGCAGCCGCAAACTGGTATTCGATGCCGCTTTGCTGCCCACCGGCGGAGAAGAAACCGATACCCGTTTCCTGACGCCGCAGCCGCTGGCCGGTATCGGTCTGGACAACAGTTTTCTGCCCGATCGCGGATATGCCGCCGCCGTATTGCGCAGCCGGCGGCTGGAACTGGCAGTTGATGCCGAAGAAAACTACCCGCTGCTGCAAATTTATATTCCGCCCGAGCGCGACTGCATCGCACTGGAAAATCTCAGCGGCGCGCCGGACTGTTTCAACAACGGCATCGGGCTGTACACGCTGGCAGCAGGCGAAACCCGCCGCTTCTGTCTGCGCTACCGCCCGTCCGTGCGTACCGACAATCAAAAGGCCGTCTGA
- a CDS encoding metallophosphoesterase, producing the protein MTYQAVQTLPPGAWDIIGDVHGEWAALCTLLGHLGYAADGSHPQGRRLVFVGDLCDRGPDSPAVLAWFKQAYDAGRALMVLGNHELNLLVDDAKDGSGWFFDRRAERDSALYAPWVRAERAEKAVLADWLAQMPLVLQRGDLRIVHAAWLPEQIARLETHTGGLAARYRTWDEAVVQALEGAPWYADYMREQRQYGREIEDPDRLPPPMPATAQFELARSRLHPIRALTSGVEQIVARPFFAAGRWRFTGRCRWWADYDGEAAVVIGHYWRHWYPKRDDGREVLFPEANNAWLGRAGKVFCVDYSVGARWRDRQSGLPPERSAFRLAALRWPERTLMFDDGSQAPTVKV; encoded by the coding sequence ATGACTTATCAGGCAGTACAGACCCTGCCGCCGGGCGCGTGGGACATTATCGGCGATGTGCACGGCGAATGGGCGGCATTGTGCACCCTGCTCGGGCATTTGGGTTATGCGGCCGACGGCAGCCACCCGCAGGGGCGGCGGTTGGTATTTGTCGGCGATTTGTGCGACCGCGGCCCCGACAGTCCGGCCGTGCTGGCGTGGTTCAAGCAGGCTTACGATGCGGGGCGCGCGCTGATGGTGCTCGGCAATCATGAGCTTAATTTGCTGGTGGACGATGCGAAAGACGGCTCGGGCTGGTTTTTCGACCGGCGCGCCGAACGCGACAGCGCGCTGTATGCGCCGTGGGTGCGGGCGGAGCGGGCGGAAAAAGCCGTGCTGGCGGATTGGCTGGCGCAAATGCCGTTGGTGTTGCAGCGTGGTGATTTGCGCATTGTCCATGCCGCCTGGCTGCCCGAACAGATTGCGCGTTTGGAAACGCATACGGGCGGTTTGGCGGCGCGTTACCGGACGTGGGACGAAGCAGTGGTGCAGGCACTGGAAGGGGCGCCGTGGTATGCCGATTATATGCGCGAGCAGCGGCAGTATGGCCGCGAAATCGAAGACCCCGACCGCCTGCCGCCGCCGATGCCCGCCACGGCACAATTTGAGTTGGCACGCAGCCGTCTGCATCCGATACGCGCGCTGACGAGCGGGGTGGAACAAATCGTTGCGCGGCCGTTTTTTGCGGCCGGACGCTGGCGTTTTACCGGCCGCTGCCGGTGGTGGGCGGACTATGACGGTGAAGCCGCCGTGGTAATCGGCCATTATTGGCGGCATTGGTATCCGAAACGGGACGACGGGCGGGAAGTGCTGTTTCCCGAAGCGAATAACGCTTGGCTGGGCAGGGCGGGCAAAGTATTTTGCGTGGATTATTCGGTGGGCGCGCGTTGGCGCGACCGCCAATCGGGGCTGCCGCCGGAGCGGTCGGCTTTTCGGCTGGCCGCTCTGCGCTGGCCGGAGCGTACGCTGATGTTTGACGACGGCAGTCAGGCACCGACGGTGAAAGTTTGA
- the dxs gene encoding 1-deoxy-D-xylulose-5-phosphate synthase yields MSQTPLLDTVSLPQDLRRLDLSELPQLAAELRTFLLESVPRTGGHFASNLGAVELTVALHYVYHTPQDHLVWDVGHQSYPHKILTGRRNRMDTMRQYGGLAGFPKRGESEYDDFGVGHSSTSIGAALGMAVADKLAGCDSRSVAVIGDGAMTAGQAFEALNCAGDMDIDLLVVLNDNEMSISPNVGALPKYLARNVVRDMHGLLSTIKAQSSKVLDKLPGALEIAQKVEHKIKTLADEGEHIKQSLSLFENFGFHYTGPVDGHNVEDLVKVLRDLRGRKGPQLLHVITKKGQGYKLAENDPVKYHAIGKTPSALLKEKPAAAPKPTYTDIFGRWLTDQAQADTRLVAITPAMREGSGLVAFEQAFPERYFDVGIAEQHAVTFAAGLACEGMKPVVAIYSTFLQRGYDQLVHDVALQNLPVMFAVDRAGIVGADGPTHAGIYDLSYLRCVPNLVIAAPSDERESRLLLSTCYALDKPSVVRYPRGSGSGAAAGSDLAVVPVGKGVVRREGRRVAVLAFGSMVAPASAAAESGDYTVADMRFVKPLDEELIVRLAGSHDYLVCAEENAVMGGAGSAVLEVLAARGIAKPVLLAGIPDVVTGHGDPAKLLDDLGLSAAALQQRIAGWLAERAD; encoded by the coding sequence ATGAGCCAAACCCCTCTGTTAGACACCGTCAGCCTGCCGCAAGACCTGCGGCGGCTGGATTTATCGGAGCTGCCGCAGCTGGCGGCCGAACTGCGCACTTTCCTGCTGGAAAGCGTGCCGCGTACCGGCGGCCATTTCGCCAGCAATCTGGGGGCGGTCGAGCTGACCGTGGCACTGCATTATGTTTACCATACGCCGCAAGACCATTTGGTATGGGACGTAGGCCATCAGAGTTATCCGCACAAAATCCTGACCGGCCGCCGAAACCGCATGGATACCATGCGCCAATACGGCGGCTTGGCGGGCTTTCCCAAACGGGGCGAAAGCGAATACGACGATTTCGGCGTAGGGCACTCGTCCACATCCATCGGTGCCGCGCTGGGCATGGCGGTGGCCGACAAACTGGCCGGGTGTGACAGCCGCAGCGTGGCCGTGATCGGCGACGGTGCGATGACGGCCGGACAGGCGTTTGAGGCATTGAATTGTGCGGGCGATATGGACATCGACCTGCTGGTGGTGCTGAACGACAACGAAATGTCGATTTCGCCCAATGTCGGCGCGCTGCCCAAATATCTGGCGCGCAATGTGGTGCGCGATATGCACGGCCTGCTGTCCACGATTAAGGCGCAGTCGAGCAAGGTGCTGGACAAATTGCCCGGTGCGCTGGAAATCGCACAAAAAGTCGAACATAAAATCAAAACGTTGGCAGATGAGGGCGAACACATCAAGCAGTCGCTGTCGCTGTTTGAGAATTTCGGTTTTCACTATACGGGGCCGGTGGACGGGCATAATGTCGAAGATTTGGTCAAAGTGCTGCGTGATTTGCGCGGGCGCAAAGGGCCGCAGCTGCTGCACGTGATTACCAAAAAAGGGCAGGGCTACAAGTTGGCGGAAAACGATCCGGTGAAGTATCACGCCATCGGCAAAACCCCGTCCGCGCTGTTGAAGGAAAAACCTGCTGCCGCGCCCAAACCCACGTACACCGATATTTTCGGCCGCTGGCTGACGGATCAGGCTCAGGCGGATACGCGCCTGGTGGCGATCACGCCCGCCATGCGCGAGGGCAGCGGTTTGGTGGCGTTTGAGCAGGCGTTTCCCGAGCGGTATTTCGATGTCGGCATCGCCGAGCAGCATGCGGTAACTTTTGCTGCCGGTTTGGCCTGTGAGGGCATGAAGCCTGTGGTGGCGATTTATTCCACGTTCTTGCAGCGCGGTTACGACCAGCTTGTGCACGATGTCGCCTTGCAGAATCTGCCGGTGATGTTTGCGGTGGACCGTGCGGGCATTGTCGGTGCAGACGGCCCCACCCATGCGGGGATTTACGATTTGAGCTATCTGCGCTGTGTGCCGAATCTGGTGATTGCCGCGCCCAGCGACGAGCGCGAAAGCCGTCTGCTGCTGTCCACCTGTTACGCGCTGGATAAACCGAGTGTGGTGCGCTATCCGCGCGGCAGCGGCAGCGGCGCGGCGGCAGGCAGCGATTTGGCGGTCGTGCCGGTAGGTAAAGGCGTGGTGCGGCGCGAAGGGCGGCGGGTGGCGGTGCTGGCGTTCGGCAGCATGGTCGCGCCCGCATCGGCGGCAGCGGAAAGTGGGGATTACACTGTGGCCGATATGCGGTTTGTCAAACCATTGGACGAAGAGCTGATTGTCCGTTTGGCCGGGAGCCATGATTATCTGGTGTGCGCCGAAGAAAACGCGGTGATGGGCGGAGCGGGTAGCGCGGTACTGGAAGTGCTGGCCGCGCGCGGTATTGCCAAACCCGTACTGCTGGCGGGGATTCCCGATGTCGTTACCGGACATGGCGATCCGGCCAAATTGCTGGATGATTTGGGTTTGAGCGCGGCGGCGTTGCAGCAGCGGATTGCCGGATGGCTGGCCGAACGGGCGGATTGA
- the gap gene encoding type I glyceraldehyde-3-phosphate dehydrogenase: MGIKIAINGYGRIGRQVLRAIYDYRLENQLEIVAVNASGSLETNAHLTKFDTIHGRFAADVEHDANHLIINGKKIPFFSTRNPAELPWRDLEVDLVMECTGAFTSKSKAQAHLEAGAKKVLISAPGESDVDATIVYGVNHHIINDDMTVISNASCTTNCLAPLAKVLHEGLGIVKGSMTTIHALTNDQTVTDVRHKDLRRARSGVVNMIPTKTGAAKAVGIVLPELNGKLDGLAIRVPTVNVSLVDLSFEAARDTTVEEVNQLLKTAAEGGLKGILGYNSLPLVSMDFNHTSQASNFDATLTKVTAGNMVKVFSWYDNEWGFSCQMLNTARAMFKMDVTPFR; encoded by the coding sequence ATGGGCATCAAAATTGCCATCAACGGCTACGGCCGCATCGGCCGCCAAGTATTGCGCGCCATTTATGACTACCGCCTCGAAAACCAGCTGGAAATCGTGGCCGTCAATGCCAGCGGCAGCCTGGAAACCAATGCCCACCTGACCAAATTCGACACCATTCACGGCCGCTTTGCCGCCGATGTTGAACACGATGCCAACCATTTGATTATCAACGGCAAAAAAATCCCCTTTTTTTCCACCCGCAACCCGGCCGAGCTGCCGTGGCGCGACCTCGAAGTCGATTTGGTCATGGAATGCACCGGTGCATTTACGAGCAAATCCAAAGCTCAGGCCCACTTGGAAGCCGGTGCGAAAAAAGTGCTGATTTCCGCGCCCGGCGAATCGGATGTCGATGCCACCATTGTTTACGGTGTCAACCACCACATTATCAACGATGACATGACCGTCATCTCCAACGCTTCCTGCACCACCAACTGTCTGGCACCGCTGGCCAAAGTTCTGCACGAAGGCTTGGGCATCGTCAAAGGTTCGATGACCACCATTCACGCATTGACCAACGACCAAACCGTTACCGACGTGCGCCACAAAGATTTGCGCCGCGCCCGCTCCGGCGTGGTCAATATGATTCCCACCAAAACCGGTGCGGCCAAAGCCGTGGGCATCGTCCTGCCCGAATTGAACGGCAAACTCGACGGCCTGGCCATCCGTGTACCGACCGTCAATGTTTCACTGGTCGATTTGAGCTTCGAAGCCGCGCGCGACACCACGGTGGAAGAAGTCAACCAGCTGCTGAAAACCGCCGCCGAAGGCGGGCTCAAAGGCATTCTGGGCTACAACAGCCTGCCTTTGGTGTCCATGGATTTCAACCACACCAGCCAGGCCAGCAACTTCGATGCCACGCTGACCAAAGTAACCGCCGGCAATATGGTGAAAGTCTTCTCATGGTATGACAACGAATGGGGGTTCAGCTGCCAGATGCTCAACACCGCCCGCGCCATGTTCAAAATGGACGTTACCCCGTTCCGATAA
- a CDS encoding pseudouridine synthase encodes MQLIKYLQAQGLGSRKTCQWLIDRGLVSINGQTVGHARAEIAPDSVHELRIDGEAFTVVPQPYFYILLNKPAGYETSHKPRDYPSVFSLFPDHMRNIDMQAVGRLDADTTGVLLMTNDGQFNHRLTSPKHKVAKRYRATLKHPAGSSLCDTLCAGVLLHDDNETVAAAAAELADRHTLILTITEGRYHQVKRMVAAAGNRVEQLHRLDFGGWQADHLPAGGWTFFTP; translated from the coding sequence ATGCAACTCATCAAATACCTGCAAGCCCAAGGGCTGGGCAGCCGAAAAACCTGCCAATGGCTGATAGACCGGGGCCTTGTCTCCATCAACGGCCAAACGGTCGGCCACGCCCGCGCCGAAATCGCACCCGACAGCGTACACGAACTGCGGATCGACGGCGAAGCGTTTACCGTCGTCCCCCAGCCGTATTTCTACATTCTGCTCAACAAACCCGCCGGTTACGAAACTTCCCACAAGCCGCGCGACTACCCCAGCGTATTCAGCCTGTTTCCCGACCATATGCGCAACATCGATATGCAGGCCGTCGGCCGCCTCGATGCCGACACCACCGGTGTCCTGCTGATGACCAACGACGGACAGTTCAACCACCGCCTGACTTCGCCCAAACACAAAGTCGCCAAACGCTACCGCGCCACCCTGAAGCACCCGGCCGGCAGCAGCCTGTGCGACACGCTGTGCGCAGGTGTCCTGCTGCACGACGACAACGAAACCGTCGCTGCTGCGGCCGCCGAATTGGCCGACAGACACACCCTGATACTGACCATCACCGAAGGCCGTTACCACCAGGTCAAACGCATGGTCGCCGCAGCAGGCAACCGTGTCGAACAGCTGCACCGGCTCGATTTCGGCGGTTGGCAGGCCGACCATCTGCCTGCGGGCGGCTGGACGTTTTTTACCCCCTGA
- a CDS encoding ABC transporter permease subunit — MAKQKMSWFLKLMLFLGLAFLYLPLIVLVIYSFNESKLVTVWGGFSTHWYAKLLENDQILEAAWLSLRIAVVSSFAAVILGTLAGYALARIKRFRGSTLFAGMVSAPMVMPDVITGLSMLLLIIQVQSLMQGILGSSDWLNRGFFTIFLGHTTLCMAYITVIIRARLAELDQSLEEAAMDLGARPLKIFFVITLPLVAPAIASGFLLGITLSLDDLVITSFLSGPGSSTLPQVIFSKIKLGLDPQMNVLATIFIAVVGTLVIAGNWYMMRQITRRERETAEAERQEKLTLEQAH, encoded by the coding sequence ATGGCTAAACAGAAAATGTCCTGGTTTCTCAAATTGATGCTGTTTTTGGGCCTGGCCTTTCTCTATCTGCCGCTGATTGTGCTGGTGATTTATTCGTTTAACGAATCCAAACTGGTAACGGTGTGGGGCGGTTTCTCGACCCATTGGTACGCCAAACTGCTGGAAAACGACCAAATCCTCGAAGCGGCGTGGCTCTCGCTGCGCATCGCCGTGGTTTCGTCGTTTGCCGCCGTCATTCTCGGCACACTGGCGGGTTATGCCCTGGCGCGCATCAAACGCTTCCGCGGCAGCACGCTGTTTGCCGGTATGGTATCCGCCCCGATGGTGATGCCCGACGTGATTACCGGCCTGTCCATGCTGCTGCTGATTATCCAAGTCCAATCCCTGATGCAGGGCATTTTGGGCAGCAGCGACTGGCTCAACCGCGGTTTCTTCACGATTTTCCTCGGCCACACCACGCTGTGCATGGCCTACATCACCGTGATTATCCGCGCCCGCCTCGCCGAGCTGGATCAGTCGCTGGAAGAAGCCGCCATGGATTTGGGCGCGCGGCCGCTGAAAATCTTCTTTGTCATCACCCTGCCGCTGGTGGCACCGGCGATTGCATCGGGTTTCCTGTTGGGCATCACGCTCTCGCTTGACGATTTGGTGATTACCTCTTTCCTGTCCGGCCCGGGTTCCTCCACCCTGCCGCAGGTCATCTTCTCGAAAATCAAGCTGGGGCTGGATCCACAGATGAACGTACTGGCCACCATCTTTATCGCTGTGGTCGGCACGCTCGTTATTGCGGGCAACTGGTACATGATGCGCCAGATTACCCGCCGCGAACGCGAAACCGCCGAAGCCGAACGTCAGGAAAAACTAACATTGGAACAGGCACACTAA
- a CDS encoding ABC transporter permease subunit yields MSINAKRRLRPGRRLVIGIPYIWLLLLFLVPFFIVLKISFAEQEIRIPPYTDLFVTDPQTGRQTLHMVTQNYKEIFYNFWNTLGQMLGLGGSGDSSIYLRTYWSSIKTAFSTTLICLLLGYPMAYAISRAKPEYRNGLLLAIMLPFWTSFLLRVYAWMGLLSQTGIINNLLMKYGIISEPLDLFYNSFSLNLVMVYAYLPFMILPLYTQLIKLDDRLLEAASDLGAGPVKAFFTITLPLSKTGIIAGSMLVFIPAVGEFVIPDLVGGPDNLMIGKTLWMAFFDQNNWPLASALAVVMVLLLVLPIALFHRLENREMEGGRHG; encoded by the coding sequence ATGTCCATCAACGCCAAACGCCGCCTGCGCCCGGGACGCAGGCTGGTTATCGGTATCCCCTACATCTGGCTGCTGCTGCTGTTTCTGGTACCGTTTTTCATCGTGCTGAAAATCAGCTTCGCCGAGCAGGAAATCCGTATTCCGCCATACACCGACCTGTTCGTTACCGACCCGCAGACCGGCCGGCAGACCCTGCATATGGTAACGCAGAATTACAAAGAAATTTTCTACAATTTCTGGAATACCCTCGGCCAGATGCTGGGGCTGGGCGGCAGCGGCGACAGCAGCATTTACCTGCGCACGTACTGGTCGTCGATCAAAACCGCGTTCAGTACCACCCTGATCTGCCTGCTCTTGGGCTACCCGATGGCCTACGCCATTTCGCGCGCCAAACCCGAATACCGCAACGGCCTGCTGCTGGCCATCATGCTGCCGTTCTGGACCTCGTTCCTGCTGCGCGTTTACGCCTGGATGGGGCTGCTCAGCCAAACCGGCATCATCAACAACCTGTTGATGAAATACGGCATCATCAGCGAACCGCTGGATCTGTTTTACAACAGTTTCTCGCTCAATCTGGTGATGGTGTACGCCTACCTGCCGTTTATGATTCTGCCGCTCTACACCCAGCTGATTAAGCTGGACGACCGCCTGCTCGAAGCCGCATCCGACTTGGGGGCGGGGCCGGTCAAAGCCTTTTTCACCATCACGCTGCCCCTGTCGAAAACCGGCATCATTGCCGGATCGATGCTGGTTTTCATTCCCGCCGTGGGCGAATTTGTGATTCCCGATCTGGTGGGCGGCCCCGACAACCTGATGATCGGCAAAACCCTGTGGATGGCGTTTTTCGACCAAAACAACTGGCCGCTGGCCTCGGCACTTGCCGTGGTGATGGTATTGCTGCTGGTGCTGCCGATCGCATTGTTCCACCGTCTCGAAAACCGCGAAATGGAAGGAGGCAGACATGGCTAA